A window from Variovorax sp. PBL-E5 encodes these proteins:
- the ompA gene encoding outer membrane protein OmpA codes for MKKLNKVAMMFAVAALATAAGAQTRVTAANGGPVIDNWQNGTGELVWKNGTNELCWRDANWTPATAAAGCDGALVPAAPAAAAPAAAPAAPQPPAVAASKVTFAADAFFDFDKSVLKPEGRAKLDDLVQKIKPINLEVIIAVGHTDSIGTVAYNQRLSVRRAEAVKAYLVSKGIERNRVYTEGKGKSQPVADNRTKEGRAKNRRVEIEVVGTRAQ; via the coding sequence ATGAAGAAACTGAATAAAGTGGCGATGATGTTTGCAGTCGCTGCGCTCGCCACAGCCGCCGGCGCGCAGACCCGTGTCACCGCCGCGAACGGTGGCCCCGTGATTGACAACTGGCAAAACGGCACCGGCGAACTGGTCTGGAAAAACGGCACCAACGAACTCTGCTGGCGTGACGCCAACTGGACGCCGGCAACGGCTGCCGCAGGTTGCGACGGTGCGCTGGTTCCGGCGGCTCCTGCTGCTGCTGCGCCTGCTGCTGCTCCCGCTGCGCCGCAGCCGCCCGCCGTCGCTGCCTCGAAGGTGACCTTCGCTGCCGATGCATTCTTCGATTTCGACAAGTCGGTGCTCAAGCCCGAAGGTCGTGCGAAGCTGGATGACCTCGTGCAGAAGATCAAGCCGATCAACCTCGAAGTGATCATTGCCGTCGGCCATACCGACTCGATCGGTACCGTGGCTTACAACCAGCGCCTGTCTGTTCGCCGCGCTGAAGCCGTCAAGGCCTATCTGGTCTCGAAGGGCATCGAGCGCAACCGTGTCTACACCGAAGGCAAGGGCAAGTCGCAACCGGTGGCTGATAACCGCACCAAGGAAGGTCGCGCCAAGAACCGCCGCGTTGAAATCGAAGTGGTAGGTACCCGCGCTCAGTGA
- the gyrA gene encoding DNA gyrase subunit A, translating to MTSFAKETLPISLEEEMRRSYLDYAMSVIVGRALPDARDGLKPVHRRVLFAMHELNNDWNRPYKKSARIVGDVIGKYHPHGDQSVYDTIVRMAQNFSMRHMLVDGQGNFGSVDGDLAAAMRYTEIRLAKIAHEMLADIDKETVDFGPNYDGSEKEPLVLPSKLPNLLVNGAGGIAVGMATNIPPHNLNEVVDACLHLLRHPDAGIDDLMEIVPAPDFPTAGIIYGINGIKDGYRTGRGKVVMRAKCHFEDIDRGQRQAIIVDELPYQVNKKTLQERMAELVHEKKIEGISHIQDESDKSGMRLVIELKRGEVPEVVLNNLYKQTQLQDTFGINMVALVDGQPKLCNLKDLIEVFLQHRREVVTRRTVYTLRKARERGHVLEGLAVALANIDEFIAIIRNAPTPPVAKAELMTRAWDSKLVREMLTRTRADGGVINADDYRPDGLEIGYGMGSDGLYRLSDTQAQEILQMRLQRLTGLEQDKIVAEYKEVMAEIDDLLDILAKPERVSVIIGDELTTIKQEFGQSKLGARRSQVEHSAFDLSTEDLITPTDMVVTLSHSGYIKSQPLGEYRAQKRGGRGKQATATKEDDWIDQLFIANTHDYILCFSNRGRLYWLKVWEVPAGSRGSRGRPIVNMFPLQEGEKINVVLALTGEKRTFPANQYVFMATSMGTVKKTTLDEFSNPRKAGIIAVDLDPGDYLVGAALTDGAHDVMLFSDGGKAVRFDENDVRPMGRNARGVRGMTLEDGQGVIAMLVAEDEAQSVLTATENGYGKRTSITEYTRHGRGTKGMIAIQQSERNGKVVAATLVHADDEIMLITDKGVLVRTRVSEIRELGRATQGVTLIGLDEGAKLSGLQRIVENDANVEIEPGADDTSPSSSTENPQ from the coding sequence ATGACCTCGTTCGCCAAAGAAACACTACCCATCAGTCTCGAAGAGGAAATGCGCCGCAGCTATCTCGATTACGCGATGAGCGTGATCGTCGGCCGGGCGCTTCCCGACGCACGTGACGGCCTCAAGCCGGTGCACCGGCGAGTGTTGTTCGCCATGCACGAGCTGAACAACGACTGGAACCGGCCGTACAAGAAATCCGCGCGCATCGTGGGCGACGTGATCGGCAAGTACCACCCGCACGGCGACCAATCGGTGTACGACACCATCGTGCGGATGGCGCAGAACTTCTCGATGCGTCACATGCTGGTTGATGGCCAGGGCAATTTCGGCTCGGTGGACGGGGATTTGGCGGCGGCCATGCGCTATACCGAGATCCGGCTGGCAAAAATCGCGCACGAAATGCTGGCCGATATCGACAAGGAAACCGTCGATTTCGGACCGAATTACGACGGCTCCGAAAAAGAGCCTTTGGTATTACCCAGCAAGCTACCGAATCTGCTGGTCAATGGCGCCGGCGGTATCGCGGTCGGCATGGCGACCAATATTCCACCGCACAACCTGAATGAGGTGGTCGACGCCTGCCTGCATCTGTTGCGCCATCCCGACGCAGGGATCGACGACCTGATGGAGATCGTGCCGGCCCCCGACTTCCCCACGGCCGGCATCATCTACGGCATCAACGGCATCAAGGACGGCTATCGCACCGGCCGCGGCAAGGTCGTGATGCGCGCCAAGTGCCACTTCGAGGACATCGATCGTGGACAACGGCAGGCGATCATCGTCGACGAGCTGCCCTACCAGGTCAACAAGAAGACGCTGCAGGAGCGCATGGCGGAGCTGGTGCACGAGAAGAAGATCGAGGGCATCAGCCACATCCAGGACGAGTCCGACAAATCGGGCATGCGGCTGGTCATCGAGCTCAAGCGCGGCGAAGTGCCCGAAGTGGTGCTCAACAACCTCTACAAGCAGACGCAGCTGCAGGACACCTTCGGCATCAACATGGTGGCGCTGGTCGACGGCCAGCCGAAGCTGTGCAACCTCAAGGACCTGATCGAGGTCTTCCTGCAGCATCGCCGCGAAGTCGTCACGCGGCGCACGGTCTACACGCTACGCAAGGCGCGCGAGCGCGGCCATGTCCTCGAGGGCCTTGCCGTCGCGCTCGCCAACATCGACGAATTCATCGCGATCATCCGCAATGCGCCCACGCCACCGGTCGCCAAGGCCGAGTTGATGACCCGCGCATGGGACAGCAAGCTGGTGCGGGAGATGCTGACGCGCACCCGCGCCGACGGCGGCGTGATCAATGCCGATGACTACCGTCCGGATGGCCTCGAGATCGGCTACGGCATGGGTTCGGACGGGCTCTACCGCCTGTCGGACACGCAGGCCCAGGAAATCCTGCAGATGCGCCTGCAGCGCCTGACCGGCCTCGAGCAGGACAAGATCGTCGCCGAATACAAGGAAGTGATGGCGGAGATCGACGATCTGCTGGACATCCTCGCCAAGCCCGAGCGCGTATCCGTGATCATTGGCGACGAGCTCACCACGATCAAGCAGGAGTTCGGGCAAAGCAAGCTCGGTGCGCGCCGCAGCCAGGTCGAGCACAGTGCCTTCGATCTCTCGACGGAAGACCTGATCACGCCCACCGACATGGTCGTCACGCTCTCCCACAGCGGCTACATCAAGAGCCAGCCGCTGGGCGAATACCGGGCCCAGAAGCGCGGCGGACGCGGCAAGCAGGCCACCGCGACCAAGGAAGACGACTGGATTGATCAGCTCTTCATCGCGAATACGCACGACTACATCCTGTGCTTCTCCAACCGCGGCCGGCTCTACTGGCTCAAGGTGTGGGAGGTGCCTGCCGGTTCGCGCGGCTCCCGCGGGCGCCCCATCGTCAACATGTTCCCGCTGCAGGAAGGCGAGAAGATCAACGTCGTCCTCGCGCTGACTGGCGAGAAACGCACCTTTCCGGCCAACCAGTACGTGTTCATGGCGACCTCGATGGGCACCGTCAAGAAGACGACGCTCGACGAATTCAGCAATCCGCGCAAGGCCGGCATCATCGCGGTGGACCTCGACCCCGGCGACTATCTCGTCGGTGCCGCGCTGACCGACGGCGCGCACGATGTCATGCTGTTCTCCGACGGCGGCAAGGCCGTGCGTTTCGACGAGAACGACGTGAGGCCGATGGGGCGCAACGCGCGCGGCGTGCGCGGCATGACACTCGAGGACGGCCAGGGCGTGATCGCGATGCTGGTGGCGGAAGACGAGGCTCAGAGCGTCCTGACCGCCACGGAAAATGGTTACGGAAAACGTACAAGCATTACCGAGTACACGCGTCATGGACGCGGAACCAAAGGCATGATCGCGATTCAACAAAGTGAGCGCAACGGCAAAGTCGTGGCGGCAACTCTCGTGCATGCCGACGACGAAATCATGCTCATCACCGACAAGGGCGTGCTCGTACGCACCCGTGTCTCCGAAATTCGCGAACTGGGGCGTGCGACGCAGGGTGTCACGCTCATCGGACTCGACGAAGGCGCCAAGCTCAGCGGGCTGCAGCGCATCGTCGAGAACGACGCCAATGTCGAGATCGAGCCCGGTGCCGACGACACTTCCCCATCATCTTCAACGGAGAATCCTCAGTGA
- a CDS encoding FadR/GntR family transcriptional regulator: MGYREPPDRKSMHSQIVRDVGIRIVAGSYKPGDLLPPEPSLCAAYEVSRSVLREATRVLVAKGLVISRQRTGVIVRPRSDWHLLDPDVLYWLIQTRPPAEFVETLLTVRRIFEPAAAQLAAEVASAQGVQAIAEAYAGMEAAQTPEELLEPDLAFHRRIAQATGNDLLAYIGNMLSLALRESIKLSSRHPDTHALSLPRHKAILKAISNRNPRAARRAALVQLEATRKDLSEILDRDVDRA, translated from the coding sequence CTGGGCTACCGCGAACCGCCGGACCGCAAGAGCATGCATTCGCAGATCGTGCGCGACGTGGGCATCCGGATCGTCGCCGGCAGCTACAAGCCGGGCGACCTGCTTCCGCCGGAGCCGTCCCTCTGCGCCGCCTATGAAGTGAGCCGCTCGGTCTTGCGAGAGGCGACGCGTGTGCTCGTCGCCAAGGGGCTCGTGATCTCCCGGCAGCGCACGGGTGTCATCGTGCGGCCACGAAGCGACTGGCACCTGTTGGACCCCGACGTGCTGTACTGGCTGATCCAGACGCGGCCGCCGGCGGAGTTCGTCGAGACCCTGCTGACCGTGCGCCGCATCTTCGAGCCGGCCGCCGCGCAACTGGCCGCCGAGGTGGCCAGCGCACAAGGCGTACAGGCCATCGCCGAAGCCTATGCAGGCATGGAAGCCGCGCAAACACCCGAAGAACTGCTGGAGCCCGATCTCGCGTTCCATCGGCGCATCGCGCAGGCAACCGGCAACGATCTGCTGGCCTACATCGGCAACATGCTCTCGCTGGCACTGCGCGAGTCCATCAAGCTCAGCAGCCGGCATCCCGACACGCATGCCTTGTCGCTGCCGCGTCACAAGGCCATCCTGAAGGCCATCTCGAATCGGAATCCGCGCGCTGCGCGTCGCGCCGCGCTGGTGCAGCTCGAGGCGACGCGCAAGGATCTTTCCGAGATCCTCGATCGCGATGTCGATCGGGCCTAG
- a CDS encoding aldose epimerase family protein: protein MGVSRPPDAHRASVTRREFGRLADGRTVHEYTLDNGQGLSLCAINLGGIVTAIRVPDREGRVDNIVLGFASLADYEAPHPHFGTIVGRYANRIAEGRFSLDGAHVQLDANDGTHTLHGGSTGFGKRWWNIVPIAPATDGSVGLKLDYLSEDGEQGFPGRMQVEVHYVVTPANEWRIGYRATCDRTTVVNLTQHSYFNLAGSGSALNHRLAIPASRYCPIDEGLIPEGTADVAGTPFDFRDDRAIDERIRSGHVQLVRARGYDHNWLLDAGETAAPHLAARLTDPSSGRMLEVETTEPGLQFYSGNFLDGRLVGAAGNAYRQGDGLCLETQHYPDSPNRPDFPSTVLRPGEVFSSTTLYRFGIRD from the coding sequence ATGGGTGTGAGCCGGCCGCCGGATGCGCACCGCGCCAGCGTCACGCGCCGGGAGTTCGGCCGCCTCGCCGACGGCCGGACGGTGCATGAATACACGCTGGACAATGGCCAGGGACTTTCGCTCTGTGCCATCAACCTCGGTGGCATCGTCACCGCGATCCGGGTTCCGGACCGCGAGGGCCGGGTCGACAACATCGTGCTCGGCTTTGCATCGCTTGCAGATTACGAAGCACCCCATCCGCACTTCGGCACGATCGTCGGACGCTACGCCAACCGGATCGCCGAGGGCCGCTTTTCGCTGGACGGCGCGCATGTTCAGCTGGACGCGAACGACGGCACCCACACCTTGCATGGCGGATCGACCGGCTTCGGCAAACGGTGGTGGAACATCGTGCCCATCGCGCCCGCCACCGACGGCAGCGTCGGGCTCAAGCTCGACTATCTCAGCGAGGACGGCGAACAGGGCTTTCCGGGCCGGATGCAGGTCGAGGTGCATTACGTGGTCACGCCCGCGAACGAGTGGCGCATCGGCTATCGCGCCACCTGCGATCGCACGACGGTCGTCAATCTCACCCAGCACAGCTATTTCAATCTCGCGGGTTCGGGCAGCGCGCTGAATCACCGCCTTGCCATTCCGGCCAGTCGCTATTGCCCGATCGACGAGGGTCTGATTCCCGAAGGCACGGCGGACGTGGCGGGAACGCCTTTCGACTTTCGCGACGATCGAGCGATCGACGAGCGCATTCGATCCGGGCATGTCCAGTTGGTCAGGGCGCGCGGCTATGACCACAACTGGTTGCTGGATGCGGGCGAGACGGCGGCGCCGCACCTGGCCGCGCGCCTCACGGATCCGAGTTCCGGCCGCATGCTGGAAGTCGAGACCACCGAGCCGGGCCTGCAGTTCTATTCGGGCAATTTCCTGGACGGCCGCCTGGTGGGCGCAGCCGGCAACGCGTACAGGCAGGGCGACGGGCTCTGCCTGGAGACGCAGCACTATCCGGACTCACCGAATCGCCCGGACTTCCCGTCGACGGTACTGCGGCCGGGCGAAGTCTTCTCTAGTACGACCCTGTACCGGTTCGGCATCCGAGACTGA
- the ubiG gene encoding bifunctional 2-polyprenyl-6-hydroxyphenol methylase/3-demethylubiquinol 3-O-methyltransferase UbiG, whose protein sequence is MTDTVNADPAELAKFSELAHRWWDQESEFRPLHEINPLRLEWIDGIAPIAGSRVLDVGCGGGILADAMARKGSDVLGIDLADKALKVAQLHALEAATPGVKYREVSVEALAMEQPESFDIVTCMEMLEHVPEPASVVNACAQLVKPGGWVFFSTIHRNLKSFLFAIVGAEYVLGMLPRGTHEYRKLIRPSELAAYCRTAALDLRHTRGMEYNPMTRRYRLSEDTSVNYMFATRKPVVLR, encoded by the coding sequence ATGACAGATACCGTGAATGCCGATCCGGCCGAACTCGCCAAATTTTCCGAACTTGCGCATCGTTGGTGGGATCAGGAAAGCGAATTCCGCCCGTTGCACGAAATTAATCCGCTGCGCCTCGAATGGATCGACGGCATAGCGCCTATCGCCGGATCCCGGGTGCTGGATGTCGGTTGCGGCGGAGGAATTCTGGCCGACGCGATGGCGCGCAAGGGCAGCGACGTTCTCGGCATCGATCTGGCCGACAAGGCACTGAAGGTCGCGCAGCTGCACGCACTGGAAGCCGCGACCCCCGGTGTGAAATACCGCGAGGTCAGCGTCGAGGCGCTCGCCATGGAACAGCCGGAAAGCTTCGACATCGTGACCTGCATGGAAATGCTGGAGCATGTGCCGGAGCCTGCCTCGGTCGTAAATGCTTGCGCTCAACTTGTCAAGCCCGGCGGCTGGGTGTTCTTTTCGACGATTCATCGGAACCTGAAGTCATTCCTGTTCGCCATCGTCGGCGCCGAATACGTCCTCGGCATGTTGCCGCGCGGAACGCACGAATACCGCAAGCTCATTCGCCCGAGTGAACTCGCGGCCTATTGCCGTACGGCTGCCCTCGACCTGCGCCACACGCGCGGGATGGAATACAACCCGATGACCCGCCGCTACCGCCTGAGCGAAGATACGAGCGTCAACTACATGTTTGCGACCCGCAAGCCGGTGGTGCTTCGATGA
- a CDS encoding SDR family NAD(P)-dependent oxidoreductase encodes MTHARYPSLTDRTVLITGGATGIGASLVEHFADQGAKVGFIDIDARAGAALADALAGSRHAPLFVETDLTDIPALEGAIDTVRKRFGPLLVLLNNAANDRRHSIDETTAQAWDAGIAVNLKHQFFAARNVAADMRQAGSGSIVNFGSISWMLKQGGMPVYTTAKAAVQGLTRSLARDLGAFNIRVNTLVPGWVMTEKQVRLWVDDAARADIARGQCINRPLMAEHIARMALFLASDDSAMCTAQDFVVDGGWV; translated from the coding sequence ATGACCCATGCCCGATACCCCAGCCTGACCGACCGGACCGTGCTCATCACCGGCGGTGCCACCGGCATCGGCGCCAGTCTGGTCGAGCATTTCGCAGACCAGGGCGCAAAGGTCGGCTTCATCGACATCGATGCGCGAGCCGGTGCTGCGCTCGCCGACGCGCTGGCAGGATCACGCCACGCACCGCTCTTCGTCGAGACGGACCTGACGGACATCCCCGCGCTGGAGGGCGCCATCGATACCGTGCGCAAGCGCTTCGGCCCCCTTCTCGTTCTGCTGAACAATGCGGCCAACGATCGCCGCCACAGCATCGACGAGACCACCGCACAAGCCTGGGATGCCGGCATCGCGGTGAATCTGAAGCATCAATTCTTCGCGGCCCGCAACGTAGCCGCGGACATGCGCCAGGCCGGCAGCGGCTCGATCGTGAATTTCGGCTCCATCAGTTGGATGCTCAAGCAAGGGGGCATGCCGGTCTACACCACGGCCAAGGCCGCCGTGCAAGGCCTGACGCGCAGCCTTGCACGCGATCTCGGGGCGTTCAACATCCGCGTCAACACGCTGGTGCCGGGCTGGGTCATGACCGAGAAGCAGGTGCGCCTGTGGGTGGACGACGCAGCACGCGCCGACATCGCGCGGGGACAGTGCATCAACCGGCCCTTGATGGCGGAGCACATTGCGCGCATGGCGCTTTTTCTCGCCTCCGACGACAGCGCGATGTGCACGGCCCAGGACTTCGTGGTGGATGGAGGATGGGTGTGA
- the gph gene encoding phosphoglycolate phosphatase (PGP is an essential enzyme in the glycolate salvage pathway in higher organisms (photorespiration in plants). Phosphoglycolate results from the oxidase activity of RubisCO in the Calvin cycle when concentrations of carbon dioxide are low relative to oxygen. This enzyme is a member of the Haloacid Dehalogenase (HAD) superfamily of aspartate-nucleophile hydrolase enzymes (PF00702).) gives MARDETTAVLFDLDGTLIDSAPDLGAAADQMRTDRGMPSLPLDRYRPMAGSGARGMLGVAFGIAPDASEFEPLREEFFRNYEARMLRNTRVFEGISELVDALRARGLQWGVVTNKSVRFTGPLTRALPLFETARAIVSGDTTPYAKPHPEPLFEAARRLGVSPACCIYVGDDERDMIAGRAAGMRTVAAAYGYMGADADVTRWEADAAIASPLELLQLLKQA, from the coding sequence ATGGCGCGGGACGAAACGACGGCCGTCTTGTTCGACCTCGATGGCACGTTGATCGACAGCGCCCCCGATCTCGGGGCTGCGGCCGACCAGATGCGCACGGATCGGGGCATGCCATCGCTTCCGTTGGATCGCTATCGGCCGATGGCAGGCTCCGGTGCGCGCGGCATGTTGGGCGTGGCGTTCGGCATCGCCCCCGACGCCTCCGAGTTCGAGCCCTTGCGCGAGGAGTTCTTTCGCAACTACGAGGCTCGGATGCTGCGGAATACGCGGGTCTTCGAGGGCATATCGGAACTGGTCGATGCGTTGCGCGCGCGTGGGCTGCAGTGGGGTGTGGTCACGAACAAGTCCGTTCGATTCACGGGCCCGCTGACGCGTGCTCTGCCGTTGTTCGAAACGGCACGTGCCATCGTCAGCGGCGACACCACCCCCTATGCCAAACCGCATCCCGAACCCTTGTTCGAGGCCGCGCGCCGGCTCGGCGTGTCGCCAGCCTGTTGTATCTACGTGGGCGATGACGAGCGGGACATGATCGCGGGCCGCGCCGCCGGCATGCGGACGGTGGCGGCTGCGTATGGCTACATGGGCGCGGATGCGGACGTCACGCGGTGGGAGGCCGATGCCGCCATCGCTTCGCCTCTGGAACTCTTGCAACTGCTCAAACAGGCCTAA
- a CDS encoding methyltransferase regulatory domain-containing protein has protein sequence MDSVTTALTSYYDTVPYDSHPFPQASVEHLEALAFLFGLRSPPPEKARVLELGCAAGGNLIPLAARHPDLRATGVDLSQVQVRQGATAIAQARLMNIELRAFNIADIDASFGEFDYIICHGVYSWVPQPVQDAILRVCAQNLAPDGVAYVSYNVYPGWKAREIVRDAMILRGAPRDEPDEKLSYARGMLEFLEQSARPDSVLKKTLEENMPLVRSANKSYLLHEFLEPCNAPCYFKEFVARAGAHGLSYLADAEPSSMFVQNYGDKVREPLLRECGGSQIMMEQYLDFLVNRTFRQTLLVKQDRATDIRYRLDPERIRALEFAGTFAAVDGRALTLDAVEQPCHAIRKLNVTLRLPVHKAVAQVLDERYPATVSIDALVASGSARTGEPRAAVEPVVMAMLEQLLILGAVRIRRSAPQVASYVSEFPRALEAVRGARGLALSVGPSAEVCNQWHEPVGLSMLERCVLPLLDGKHSHDDLAQHLAAEARAERLRFIKEDKPVTDDEALCAFTQEQVALALRDLRRKGLLVS, from the coding sequence ATGGATTCAGTGACCACCGCGCTCACGAGCTACTACGACACCGTGCCGTACGACTCGCACCCATTTCCGCAGGCCAGCGTGGAACATCTGGAGGCGCTCGCCTTTCTCTTCGGCCTGCGCTCGCCGCCGCCCGAGAAAGCCCGGGTGCTCGAGCTCGGTTGTGCCGCCGGCGGCAATCTGATTCCGTTGGCCGCCCGGCATCCGGACCTGCGTGCCACGGGCGTGGACCTGTCGCAAGTCCAGGTCCGGCAGGGGGCGACGGCCATCGCGCAGGCGCGCCTGATGAACATCGAACTGCGCGCCTTCAACATCGCGGACATCGACGCCTCCTTCGGCGAGTTCGACTACATCATCTGCCATGGCGTCTACAGCTGGGTGCCGCAGCCGGTGCAGGACGCGATCCTGCGCGTGTGCGCCCAGAATCTCGCGCCCGATGGCGTGGCCTATGTCAGCTACAACGTCTATCCCGGCTGGAAGGCCCGCGAGATCGTGCGCGACGCGATGATCCTGCGCGGGGCGCCGCGCGACGAGCCGGACGAAAAGCTGTCGTATGCGCGCGGCATGCTCGAATTCCTCGAGCAGTCGGCGCGGCCCGACAGCGTGCTCAAGAAGACGCTCGAGGAAAACATGCCGCTGGTGCGGTCCGCGAACAAGTCCTATCTGCTGCATGAGTTCCTCGAGCCCTGCAACGCACCCTGTTATTTCAAGGAGTTCGTTGCGCGCGCCGGTGCGCACGGCCTGAGCTATCTGGCCGATGCCGAGCCATCGTCGATGTTCGTCCAGAACTACGGCGACAAGGTGCGCGAACCCCTATTGCGCGAGTGCGGCGGCAGCCAGATCATGATGGAGCAGTACCTGGACTTCCTGGTCAATCGGACCTTCCGCCAGACGCTGCTCGTCAAGCAGGACCGCGCCACCGACATCCGGTATCGGCTCGATCCGGAGCGCATCCGCGCATTGGAATTCGCGGGCACGTTCGCCGCAGTGGATGGCCGGGCGCTGACGCTCGATGCGGTCGAACAGCCCTGCCATGCGATACGCAAGCTCAATGTCACGCTGCGTCTGCCGGTTCACAAGGCCGTGGCGCAGGTACTCGACGAGCGCTACCCGGCGACCGTCTCGATCGATGCGCTGGTCGCCAGCGGCTCGGCCCGCACCGGCGAGCCCCGTGCGGCGGTGGAGCCGGTCGTGATGGCCATGCTCGAGCAGCTTCTGATCCTCGGTGCCGTACGCATCCGACGCTCTGCGCCGCAGGTTGCTTCCTACGTGTCGGAGTTCCCGCGTGCGCTCGAGGCCGTGCGCGGCGCGCGCGGCCTCGCGCTGAGCGTGGGACCTTCGGCCGAAGTCTGCAATCAGTGGCACGAGCCGGTCGGCTTGTCGATGCTCGAGCGCTGCGTGCTGCCATTGCTCGACGGCAAGCATTCGCATGACGACCTGGCGCAACATCTGGCGGCCGAGGCGCGCGCGGAACGCTTGCGCTTCATCAAGGAAGACAAGCCCGTCACCGACGACGAGGCGCTGTGCGCATTCACGCAAGAGCAGGTGGCTCTTGCGCTCCGGGACCTGCGGCGCAAGGGGCTGCTCGTATCCTGA
- a CDS encoding DUF2059 domain-containing protein, translating to MNKIKLALLTVALASSSMAMAQDKAALIKQFLDLQRPGIESLARGLVEQSSAPIAQAGSQYLQTQVPADKREAAAKAADAELKKYFDESFPIVRDKAVQLAPTTIGPILEQGFTEDELRQLVAWISSPLAKKYQELNPKMQTALTEKLVAETRASIEPKMTTLDANVARALGAPTNGGGAASSSGGQAPAKAAPKAPAKK from the coding sequence GTGAACAAAATCAAACTCGCGCTTCTGACGGTTGCGCTCGCCAGCAGCTCGATGGCCATGGCGCAGGACAAGGCTGCGCTGATCAAGCAGTTCCTCGATCTGCAACGCCCGGGCATCGAATCGCTTGCGCGCGGACTGGTCGAACAGTCCAGCGCGCCGATCGCGCAGGCAGGGTCGCAGTATCTGCAAACGCAGGTGCCGGCCGACAAGCGCGAAGCCGCGGCCAAGGCGGCCGACGCGGAACTCAAGAAGTACTTCGACGAATCCTTCCCGATCGTGCGTGACAAGGCCGTGCAACTCGCGCCCACCACCATCGGCCCGATCCTGGAACAGGGCTTCACCGAAGACGAGTTGCGCCAGTTGGTGGCGTGGATCAGCTCGCCGCTGGCCAAGAAGTACCAGGAGCTCAACCCGAAGATGCAGACCGCGCTCACCGAAAAGCTGGTGGCCGAGACGCGCGCGAGCATCGAACCCAAGATGACGACGCTCGACGCCAACGTTGCCAGAGCGCTGGGCGCCCCCACCAACGGCGGCGGGGCAGCATCCTCCTCGGGCGGACAGGCACCGGCGAAAGCAGCGCCCAAGGCGCCTGCCAAGAAGTGA